The following coding sequences lie in one Natronorubrum tibetense GA33 genomic window:
- the aglM gene encoding UDP-glucose 6-dehydrogenase AglM produces the protein MHITVIGSGYVGTTIAACFADLGHEVTAIDIDEAIVETINDGQAPIDEPGLEELLETHAGDRLTATTSYDPIPESDITFLAIGTPSNEDGSIDLTALEAAAEATGEALADKRDRHLVVIKSTVTPPSITDDLVPAIERGANNPNVSVGMNPEFLREGSAVEDFTHPDKLVVGTTEAWATDRLKDVFEPLLEAHPAPVVETDPETAAMIKYANNAFLASKISLVNDLGNICKEFGLDAYEVMDAIGLDDRISEQFLRSGVGWGGSCFPKDVNAITAAAKAAGYDPAVFEAAVEVNDRQPERLLTLLEAHVDLEDARIAVLGLAFKPRTDDIRNSRAIPVINGLQRRGAEIVAYDPVASESMSTEFPEIEYAESADAALTNADGTVVVTDWDEFATLDDEFQTMANPIVVDGRRIVEPTDDIIYEGLTW, from the coding sequence ATGCATATCACGGTTATCGGGAGCGGCTACGTCGGCACGACGATCGCCGCGTGTTTCGCCGACCTCGGACACGAAGTGACGGCGATCGACATCGACGAAGCGATCGTCGAAACGATCAACGATGGTCAGGCTCCGATCGACGAACCGGGTCTCGAGGAACTCCTCGAGACCCACGCAGGCGACCGACTCACGGCAACTACGTCCTATGATCCGATCCCGGAATCGGACATCACGTTCCTGGCCATCGGAACTCCCTCCAACGAGGACGGCAGCATCGACCTGACAGCCCTCGAAGCAGCCGCCGAAGCCACGGGCGAGGCCCTCGCAGACAAACGGGACCGCCATTTGGTCGTCATCAAGAGCACGGTCACGCCGCCAAGTATCACTGACGACCTCGTCCCAGCCATCGAACGCGGTGCGAACAACCCCAACGTTTCGGTCGGCATGAACCCTGAGTTCCTCCGAGAGGGCAGCGCCGTCGAGGACTTCACCCATCCGGACAAGCTCGTTGTCGGGACCACCGAAGCGTGGGCCACGGACAGACTCAAAGATGTCTTCGAGCCGCTCCTCGAGGCCCACCCGGCGCCGGTAGTCGAGACCGATCCCGAGACGGCCGCGATGATCAAGTACGCGAACAACGCCTTCCTCGCCTCGAAGATCAGCTTAGTCAACGATCTCGGGAACATCTGTAAGGAGTTCGGTCTCGACGCCTACGAGGTCATGGACGCGATCGGCCTCGATGATCGCATCTCGGAGCAGTTCCTTCGCAGTGGCGTCGGCTGGGGTGGCTCCTGTTTCCCGAAGGATGTCAATGCGATTACGGCCGCCGCTAAAGCCGCGGGCTACGATCCTGCGGTGTTCGAGGCCGCCGTCGAGGTCAATGATCGGCAACCCGAGCGACTCCTCACACTCCTCGAAGCCCATGTCGACCTCGAGGACGCAAGAATTGCAGTCCTCGGCCTCGCGTTCAAGCCCCGCACTGATGATATCCGAAACTCACGGGCGATTCCAGTGATCAATGGTCTCCAGCGCCGAGGAGCTGAAATTGTTGCGTATGATCCGGTCGCAAGTGAGTCGATGAGCACAGAGTTTCCGGAGATTGAGTACGCCGAGAGCGCTGATGCAGCCCTCACCAATGCCGATGGCACGGTCGTCGTCACTGACTGGGATGAGTTCGCGACCCTGGACGACGAGTTCCAGACCATGGCTAACCCTATTGTTGTCGACGGCCGCCGCATTGTCGAGCCAACAGACGACATCATCTACGAAGGCCTGACCTGGTAG
- a CDS encoding DUF4365 domain-containing protein encodes MGKRKNRNNVLEDQSRGRVRTLLAQWAVNSLADEDYAFDYEIRPADEIESAGTVSPSPFYAQLKASRRFDDQDDVWWDFETEYLFEDCLQASVPVVLFIYERQSDSLHWCIIQEHCWGVLDEERPGWRDQSTVRIRTERDPLTDFGGRNRLRNAVERTQRRISTREYIATARRVDDRSLARHNARLVR; translated from the coding sequence GTGGGAAAACGAAAAAATCGGAATAATGTATTAGAGGACCAATCGAGGGGAAGAGTACGAACATTACTTGCCCAGTGGGCCGTGAACTCATTGGCCGACGAAGACTACGCGTTCGATTACGAGATCCGGCCGGCGGATGAGATCGAAAGTGCAGGCACTGTTTCCCCGTCACCGTTCTATGCTCAATTGAAAGCCTCTCGACGGTTCGACGATCAGGACGATGTCTGGTGGGACTTCGAGACGGAATATCTATTCGAGGACTGTCTACAGGCATCCGTTCCGGTAGTCTTGTTCATCTATGAGCGACAGAGTGACAGCCTACACTGGTGTATTATCCAGGAGCATTGCTGGGGCGTGTTGGATGAAGAGCGACCCGGTTGGCGAGACCAATCAACCGTCCGCATCAGAACCGAACGAGATCCGCTTACTGATTTTGGAGGTCGTAATCGACTTCGGAATGCCGTCGAGAGGACTCAGCGTCGGATATCCACGAGAGAGTACATCGCGACGGCACGAAGAGTGGACGATCGCTCACTCGCGCGGCACAACGCTCGCCTCGTCCGATAA
- a CDS encoding DUF1616 domain-containing protein produces MDASRTLVAMLPRPVRRLPADLAAILILVALTNIAVFAPVVRETPLRIPLGLVFVIFVPGYAVIAALFPEDGSSSVTARESTDSSLDAEPPAAENGGFSNRFSEGIDGIERAALAIGLSIAITPLLGLILNFTPWGIRLVPIMVAGSAVTIVAVAVAAVRRWELPPDERFHVPYREWYVTSREALLSTDSRADTALTVLLVASVVLAVGTVSYAVVVPPDHERFSAVYLLGEDDDGELVMDNYPEEFIQGEPQEIIVGVDNHEHRTVDYTVVVLEQSVVEAGNETVVEDQRELERFETQLDHDETWHHPHDVAPTMTGEDVRLVWLLYPDDVPDEPAMESAPYAAQLWIDVDEA; encoded by the coding sequence ATGGATGCGTCGCGAACACTGGTGGCGATGCTCCCGCGACCAGTACGCCGCCTACCGGCCGATCTCGCTGCCATCCTCATCTTGGTCGCGCTGACGAACATCGCCGTGTTCGCACCCGTTGTCCGGGAGACGCCACTGCGAATCCCGCTGGGACTGGTGTTCGTCATATTTGTGCCCGGCTATGCCGTCATCGCAGCGCTATTCCCCGAAGACGGCTCGTCATCGGTCACAGCACGCGAGTCAACCGACTCAAGCCTCGATGCTGAACCACCGGCCGCCGAGAACGGGGGCTTCTCGAATCGTTTCTCGGAGGGAATCGATGGGATCGAACGCGCGGCGCTCGCGATCGGGCTCAGTATCGCCATCACGCCGCTGCTCGGACTCATCTTGAACTTCACGCCGTGGGGCATTCGGCTGGTGCCGATCATGGTCGCCGGTAGCGCCGTTACCATCGTGGCTGTCGCCGTCGCTGCCGTCCGCCGGTGGGAACTCCCGCCGGACGAGCGGTTCCACGTGCCCTATCGCGAATGGTACGTCACCAGCCGCGAGGCACTGCTTTCGACCGATAGTCGCGCCGACACTGCACTGACCGTGCTTCTAGTTGCGTCAGTCGTGTTGGCAGTTGGGACAGTCAGTTACGCGGTCGTCGTCCCGCCCGACCATGAGCGGTTCTCTGCGGTCTACCTCCTCGGAGAAGACGATGACGGCGAACTCGTCATGGATAACTACCCCGAAGAGTTCATTCAGGGTGAGCCCCAGGAAATCATCGTCGGCGTCGACAATCACGAACACCGCACTGTCGACTACACCGTCGTCGTCCTCGAACAATCGGTTGTCGAGGCGGGCAACGAAACGGTCGTCGAAGACCAACGCGAACTCGAGCGTTTCGAGACACAACTCGACCACGATGAGACGTGGCATCACCCCCACGATGTGGCCCCCACAATGACTGGCGAGGACGTCCGCCTGGTCTGGCTGCTCTATCCGGATGACGTGCCTGACGAACCCGCAATGGAGTCAGCGCCGTATGCCGCCCAACTCTGGATCGACGTCGACGAAGCATGA
- a CDS encoding AAA family ATPase, which yields MSGESSTNDLPSRDPAATYDALQDEIGRVLIGNESAIEHLTIALLTRGHVLLEGVPGIAKTTLANLFARVSGLEYNRIQMTPDIVPADITGTHVYRESTGDFTLQRGPIFANLVVADEINRATPKTQSALLEGMQERHVTIEGETLSLPTPFMVIATQNPIEIEGVFELPEAQRDRFQFKLTVDLPERAVERQLLDQFDDDPELGPEDVEQVVEVGELLAARETVADVYVAPAIKEYVLDLVTATRDHPDVTHGASPRATLAFLHSTKARAAIHGREYVIPDDVKELAEVILAHRLVLSTDADLSDVSRDEIVTEVVETVTPPGADTVEPPVASGDNG from the coding sequence ATGAGCGGTGAGTCCTCGACCAACGACCTCCCGTCGCGCGATCCCGCGGCGACTTATGACGCGCTTCAGGACGAGATTGGCCGCGTCCTGATCGGTAATGAATCGGCGATCGAACACCTCACAATCGCGCTGTTGACCCGCGGTCACGTCCTCCTCGAGGGTGTCCCCGGTATCGCGAAGACGACGCTTGCGAACCTCTTCGCCCGCGTCAGTGGCCTCGAGTACAACCGAATCCAGATGACGCCCGACATCGTGCCGGCCGACATCACGGGGACACACGTCTACCGCGAATCTACTGGGGATTTTACGCTCCAGCGTGGCCCTATCTTCGCCAACTTGGTGGTCGCTGACGAGATCAACCGCGCGACGCCGAAGACGCAGTCGGCGCTGCTCGAGGGGATGCAGGAACGCCACGTGACAATCGAGGGCGAAACGCTTAGTCTACCGACCCCGTTTATGGTTATCGCGACGCAGAACCCCATCGAAATTGAGGGTGTCTTCGAACTGCCCGAGGCCCAGCGTGACCGCTTCCAGTTCAAACTCACCGTTGACCTCCCTGAGCGAGCGGTTGAACGGCAGTTGCTCGACCAGTTCGACGATGATCCCGAGCTCGGACCTGAGGATGTTGAGCAGGTTGTCGAAGTCGGGGAGCTGCTGGCGGCCCGCGAGACCGTCGCGGATGTCTATGTCGCGCCCGCGATTAAGGAGTACGTCCTCGATCTCGTCACGGCGACGCGCGATCATCCCGACGTTACCCATGGCGCGTCGCCGCGTGCGACGCTTGCCTTCCTTCACAGCACGAAGGCTCGCGCTGCAATTCACGGCCGAGAGTACGTGATCCCTGACGACGTCAAAGAGCTGGCCGAAGTGATCTTGGCCCACCGGCTTGTGTTAAGCACAGATGCCGACCTGAGCGACGTCAGCCGAGACGAGATAGTCACTGAGGTTGTCGAGACAGTCACCCCGCCGGGGGCCGACACTGTGGAACCACCAGTCGCCAGCGGCGACAACGGGTAG
- a CDS encoding DUF4350 domain-containing protein, with amino-acid sequence MKPIAWLHDGGGIDWPRALLVALTLSVLVVVVAVGATSTAAFGPYNPSWDGTSDLRDEIDAEPGVESKLIRETDRYATGDPNGTVAFVIAPDEPYTGTDADRVQEFVDSGGTLVVLENFGPSGNDLLTEVNAEARVDGELLRDEEEYFRGPTMPVATGVENHTLTGDAEQLTLNYASAVEPGDATVLVRTSAYAYRDTNRDGELSDGEDLAAYPVATVEDVDDGQVVVVGDPSLAVNAMLDEPDNKAFLHGLYADADQVLIDLSHTEEVPPLVAAVLTLREIPLVQLLVGAVGIGAVAVGSRRDCGAMVGWIRTTTMRRLGRYTSGDEPSVKPILELDDEQRAAVLRRRHPEWDEQRLQRVIAALNRDGSKRADE; translated from the coding sequence GTGAAACCAATTGCGTGGCTCCACGATGGGGGCGGAATCGATTGGCCGCGTGCGCTGCTGGTCGCGCTGACACTGTCCGTTCTCGTCGTGGTCGTCGCTGTTGGAGCGACCTCAACGGCTGCCTTTGGCCCATACAACCCATCGTGGGACGGCACCTCCGACCTTCGCGATGAGATCGATGCCGAGCCCGGTGTCGAGAGCAAACTAATCCGTGAGACCGATCGGTACGCCACCGGCGACCCAAACGGGACGGTCGCGTTCGTTATCGCCCCCGATGAGCCGTATACTGGCACCGATGCCGACCGGGTCCAGGAGTTTGTCGACAGCGGTGGGACCCTTGTTGTCCTCGAGAACTTCGGCCCGAGCGGCAATGACCTCCTCACGGAGGTCAACGCCGAAGCTCGCGTCGACGGCGAACTGCTCCGCGACGAAGAGGAGTATTTCCGCGGGCCGACGATGCCGGTCGCCACGGGTGTCGAAAACCACACGCTCACCGGCGATGCCGAACAACTGACGCTGAACTACGCGTCGGCTGTCGAACCAGGCGACGCTACGGTGTTGGTCCGAACCAGCGCGTATGCCTACCGCGATACGAATCGGGACGGCGAACTCAGCGATGGGGAGGACCTCGCGGCCTATCCCGTCGCGACCGTCGAGGACGTCGATGACGGCCAGGTCGTCGTCGTCGGCGACCCGAGCCTTGCCGTCAACGCAATGCTCGACGAACCAGATAACAAGGCGTTTCTTCACGGGCTGTACGCGGACGCCGATCAGGTATTGATTGACCTTTCACACACCGAAGAGGTGCCGCCGCTGGTCGCCGCGGTGTTAACGCTGCGAGAGATACCACTGGTACAACTGCTCGTCGGTGCCGTCGGTATCGGGGCCGTAGCAGTCGGCTCGCGGCGTGATTGCGGGGCGATGGTCGGCTGGATTCGGACAACGACCATGCGTCGCTTGGGCCGCTACACGTCAGGTGACGAACCCTCTGTCAAGCCGATCCTTGAACTCGACGACGAACAGCGTGCAGCGGTGTTGCGCCGGCGCCACCCCGAGTGGGACGAGCAACGTCTTCAACGTGTGATAGCAGCGCTTAACCGTGATGGATCGAAACGGGCAGACGAATGA
- a CDS encoding helix-turn-helix domain-containing protein, which yields MELTTQDSNRLRIEFQTEPIGVLEALNSALSVSAQIELDNVLPGATDGQWLEFFTITAPEVSNLVPILDEIGRIEPVFVQPASSISNTFYVLTFINGHEPRPTAILLAHDAVPHRIIVQDQDMTIVASVTSWQKLKTLAEAIERQHRSFELVGVTETNEMSFPLGGSILKYNLQGKLTPEQLTIIETAYQCGYFEVPQQATAEDVAQELDICQSTLSEQLRNAQNAVWNVLFGDRIR from the coding sequence ATGGAACTCACAACTCAGGACTCGAATCGACTCCGAATCGAGTTCCAGACGGAGCCGATCGGCGTGTTGGAGGCCCTAAACAGCGCCCTGTCTGTCTCTGCCCAGATCGAACTCGACAACGTGTTACCCGGAGCCACTGACGGACAGTGGCTCGAGTTTTTCACAATAACGGCCCCGGAGGTGTCGAATCTGGTTCCCATACTCGACGAGATTGGCCGTATTGAGCCAGTGTTCGTTCAACCAGCGAGTTCCATCTCGAACACGTTCTACGTTCTCACCTTCATCAACGGACACGAGCCGAGACCGACAGCGATCCTGCTCGCACACGATGCCGTCCCGCATCGTATCATCGTCCAAGATCAGGACATGACTATCGTTGCATCGGTGACCAGCTGGCAAAAACTGAAGACCCTCGCCGAAGCTATCGAACGTCAACATCGGTCGTTCGAACTCGTCGGCGTCACTGAAACCAATGAAATGAGCTTCCCACTCGGCGGCAGCATCCTCAAGTACAACCTCCAGGGAAAGCTGACGCCGGAACAGTTGACCATCATTGAAACCGCCTATCAGTGTGGCTACTTCGAGGTTCCACAGCAGGCAACGGCTGAGGATGTCGCACAGGAACTCGATATTTGCCAGTCCACGTTGAGCGAGCAACTCCGAAACGCACAGAACGCAGTCTGGAACGTCCTTTTCGGCGATCGTATTCGGTAG
- the aglF gene encoding UTP--glucose-1-phosphate uridylyltransferase AglF translates to MKAVVLAAGKGTRLRPLTDDKPKGMVEVDGKPILTHCFDQLVDLGADEFVVVVGYLKEKIIDHYGDEYNGVPITYTHQREQNGLAHALLGVESHIDDDFMLMLGDNIFNANLEDVVRRQREDRADAAFLVEEVPWEEASRYGVCDTNAYGEITDVVEKPDDPPSNLVMTGFYTFTPAIFPACELVQPSSRGEYEISEAIDLLIQSGRTIDAIGMDGWRLDIGYPEDRDEAERRLQNETEAAVEAASD, encoded by the coding sequence ATGAAAGCAGTTGTCCTCGCCGCTGGGAAGGGAACGCGACTTCGACCACTCACAGACGACAAACCGAAAGGAATGGTGGAGGTAGACGGCAAACCGATTCTGACACACTGTTTTGATCAGTTGGTTGACCTCGGGGCCGACGAGTTCGTTGTGGTCGTTGGCTATCTGAAAGAGAAGATCATCGATCACTACGGCGATGAGTATAATGGTGTGCCAATCACGTACACTCATCAGCGTGAACAGAACGGCTTGGCCCACGCGTTACTGGGTGTCGAGAGTCACATCGACGATGACTTCATGCTGATGCTTGGGGACAACATCTTCAACGCAAATCTCGAGGACGTCGTGCGTCGTCAACGCGAGGACCGTGCGGATGCGGCATTTTTGGTTGAGGAGGTCCCGTGGGAGGAAGCCTCTCGATATGGGGTCTGTGACACGAACGCCTACGGGGAGATCACCGATGTCGTCGAGAAGCCCGACGACCCACCGTCGAATCTCGTGATGACTGGCTTCTATACGTTCACGCCGGCCATTTTCCCGGCGTGTGAGTTGGTCCAGCCCTCGAGTCGCGGAGAGTACGAGATCAGCGAGGCGATTGACTTGTTGATTCAAAGCGGGCGGACGATCGACGCAATCGGGATGGACGGCTGGCGGCTCGATATTGGGTATCCCGAGGATCGAGACGAAGCCGAACGCCGACTACAGAACGAGACCGAGGCCGCCGTCGAAGCGGCATCCGATTAA
- a CDS encoding DUF58 domain-containing protein → MRPTRRLWAALALAGLLSVLAVLIARPVLLAGASLIGAWVVTQQYRFLRALEDTTDGLQVSQTAAATGARTGETTPVTLVATHEPATPLTLEIDAGLPPAATADTPLSLVLEAGDAGAERTVAVDWPVTGEHRFDEPTITAGDDYFRETLAVGSAPTVTVEPRGPRAIHVGEGGDRIATAYGDREGGRMGFGLEPAELREYVPGDTADRIDWKATARLGTPYVREYEAETNRRTLLVVDHRATLATGHDDETKLDYLRDIALALTASVRRLGDPIGLVTVDDAGVSFRLEPARTPATYDRIRRRLLDLEVTPATTADSRSTTSLRLGTRPTAASVRQKLGALDDADGAFSARLQPFYATREGYRERIDAEPLYAAVRTSQRRGHAAGWTVIVTDDSRPTELRETVKLARTTGDAVLVLLAPTVLYEPGGLADVERAYERYLEFERLRRDLARLTGVTALEVGPQDRLSTVLSAGRTRRRGEAA, encoded by the coding sequence ATGCGACCCACACGCCGACTCTGGGCAGCGCTTGCGCTCGCGGGCCTGCTCTCGGTGCTGGCGGTTCTCATCGCCAGACCCGTGTTGCTCGCGGGGGCCAGCCTGATCGGAGCGTGGGTCGTCACCCAACAGTATCGCTTTCTCCGGGCCCTTGAGGATACCACAGACGGCCTTCAAGTCAGTCAGACCGCCGCCGCCACCGGCGCCCGTACCGGTGAGACGACACCGGTGACGCTTGTGGCGACCCACGAACCGGCGACCCCGCTCACCCTCGAGATCGACGCCGGCCTGCCACCCGCCGCTACTGCCGACACGCCGCTGTCACTCGTACTCGAGGCGGGCGACGCGGGCGCCGAACGAACGGTCGCTGTCGACTGGCCGGTCACTGGCGAACACCGCTTCGACGAGCCAACGATCACGGCCGGCGATGATTACTTTCGTGAAACGCTTGCAGTCGGCTCAGCCCCGACGGTCACCGTCGAGCCCCGCGGGCCCAGAGCCATCCACGTCGGCGAGGGCGGCGATCGCATCGCAACGGCCTACGGCGACCGCGAAGGTGGGCGGATGGGCTTCGGCCTCGAGCCTGCGGAACTACGCGAGTACGTCCCCGGCGACACGGCCGACCGAATCGACTGGAAGGCCACCGCACGACTGGGGACGCCGTACGTCCGCGAATATGAGGCTGAGACCAACCGTCGGACGCTGTTGGTCGTCGACCACCGCGCGACACTCGCGACCGGACATGATGACGAGACGAAACTCGACTACCTCCGCGATATTGCGCTCGCACTGACGGCGAGCGTCCGCCGTCTTGGCGATCCCATCGGGCTGGTCACCGTCGACGACGCCGGCGTCTCGTTTCGCCTTGAGCCAGCAAGGACCCCGGCAACCTACGATCGGATCCGTCGACGACTGCTCGACCTCGAGGTGACCCCTGCGACGACAGCTGACAGCCGATCAACCACATCACTTCGCCTTGGCACCCGTCCAACGGCTGCTTCCGTCCGACAGAAACTCGGAGCGCTCGACGACGCCGATGGAGCGTTCTCAGCGAGACTCCAGCCGTTTTATGCCACCCGCGAGGGCTATCGCGAGCGCATCGATGCAGAGCCCCTTTATGCCGCTGTTCGAACCAGCCAGCGCCGCGGACACGCCGCCGGCTGGACGGTCATCGTCACTGACGATTCGCGACCGACCGAACTGCGCGAGACGGTCAAGCTTGCGCGCACCACCGGTGATGCCGTTCTGGTATTGCTCGCACCGACAGTCCTCTACGAACCGGGCGGCCTCGCCGATGTCGAACGTGCCTACGAACGCTACCTCGAGTTCGAACGGCTGCGCCGCGACCTCGCCAGGCTGACGGGCGTGACTGCGCTCGAAGTCGGCCCGCAAGACCGTCTCTCGACGGTACTCTCGGCGGGCCGAACACGAAGGCGAGGGGAGGCAGCATGA